In a genomic window of Nodosilinea sp. E11:
- a CDS encoding Fur family transcriptional regulator — protein MDDQAALTSPITSLEAAIERCQSLGMRLSRQRRYILELLWQHQEHLSAREIYNRLNQQGREIGHTSVYQNLDALSEQGIIECVERADGRLYGHLSDSHSHVNCLDTNEIIDIQVTLPTDLIEQIEARTGVTITDYRIDFFGTTAAVQ, from the coding sequence ATGGATGATCAAGCTGCGCTCACCTCTCCCATTACATCGCTGGAAGCGGCTATTGAGCGCTGCCAGTCTCTAGGCATGCGGCTGAGTCGGCAACGACGCTACATTCTAGAACTGCTTTGGCAGCATCAGGAGCACCTCTCCGCCCGAGAAATCTACAATCGCCTCAACCAGCAAGGTCGGGAGATTGGCCATACTTCGGTCTACCAAAACCTTGATGCTCTCTCTGAGCAGGGCATCATTGAATGCGTTGAACGCGCCGATGGTCGTCTCTATGGCCACCTCAGCGACTCCCACAGCCACGTCAACTGCCTCGATACCAACGAGATCATCGACATTCAGGTGACTCTGCCAACCGACCTGATCGAGCAGATCGAGGCCCGCACTGGGGTCACCATTACCGATTATCGTATCGACTTTTTTGGCACTACCGCAGCGGTGCAGTAG
- a CDS encoding SDR family NAD(P)-dependent oxidoreductase, translated as MDFYGKTALVTGASRGIGRAIAHALARQGMQRILLVARNAQRLEAVATEVRQLGAEAVVLPVDLSDPIQANVVIARAWQHHGPVHLLVNCAGVAHQVPFLQAKLPQVQSEISTNLIGLYTVTRLVARRMAVRQEGCIVNVSSLMGKVAAPTMATYSATKFAIVGFTQALRSELAPHRVRVVALLPSLTDTDMVKGFEWFRGVQPSTPDQVAAALVRGLNRGQAEILVGWQSHAAIWTQRLAPWLIDPMVQLLAPPKPEPQRRPVRSS; from the coding sequence ATGGATTTTTACGGTAAAACCGCTCTGGTCACCGGAGCGTCTCGCGGCATTGGCCGCGCCATTGCCCACGCCCTAGCCCGTCAGGGTATGCAGCGTATTTTGCTGGTGGCCCGCAACGCCCAGCGCTTAGAGGCCGTCGCCACCGAGGTGCGGCAGTTAGGGGCCGAGGCTGTTGTGCTGCCGGTCGACCTGAGTGACCCCATTCAGGCCAATGTGGTGATTGCCCGCGCCTGGCAGCACCACGGCCCGGTGCATCTGCTGGTCAACTGTGCTGGGGTCGCCCATCAAGTCCCATTTTTGCAGGCCAAGCTACCCCAGGTGCAGTCTGAAATTTCGACCAATTTAATCGGCCTCTACACGGTCACCCGCTTGGTGGCCCGCCGTATGGCCGTGCGCCAAGAAGGCTGCATCGTCAACGTTTCGAGCCTGATGGGTAAGGTGGCGGCCCCCACCATGGCCACCTACTCAGCGACCAAATTTGCGATCGTGGGCTTTACCCAGGCCCTGCGTAGCGAACTGGCCCCGCACCGGGTCAGGGTCGTGGCGCTGTTGCCCTCCCTGACCGACACCGATATGGTGAAGGGCTTCGAGTGGTTTCGCGGAGTGCAGCCCTCAACCCCAGACCAGGTAGCGGCCGCCCTCGTGCGGGGCCTCAATCGAGGCCAGGCTGAGATTTTGGTGGGTTGGCAGAGCCACGCCGCTATCTGGACCCAACGGTTGGCTCCTTGGCTGATCGATCCTATGGTGCAGCTCTTGGCACCCCCTAAGCCCGAACCCCAGCGGCGACCAGTGCGATCGAGCTAG
- a CDS encoding lipid-A-disaccharide synthase: MSVDPISTRAAAPSDIVILSNGPGEISTWVRPVVRALRAMLPDPAQARISVVLAPCANASGREAAMARSLPEVDRVQGPAHFFPFLLTGKTADSWNWHPQGVVLFLGGDQIYPVIIGKRLGYRTVIYAEWDARWHRWIDRFGCMTASVVEAAPAQFRAKCEVIGDLMADVQGTGDRQEVCDRLHLQPDYDLIGLMPGSKKDKLTVGLPFCLGIAEAVHRLRPQTQFVIPVAPMLSLTALAQFADAQRNPDMHLFEGAVTAELVEANSPLPRLRTPSGLEVLLWQEHPAYEVMGLMQFCITTVGANTAELGALAVPMMVLLPTQKLEVMKAWDGIPGLLANLPLVGNGFAKLINTLVLRQIYKEGKLFAWPNIWAKREVVPERLGALNPETIAAQVVDYLDHPEQLTTMRHALRSVRGEAGASAKLAAMVVEALRS, translated from the coding sequence ATGAGCGTTGACCCCATTTCTACCAGGGCTGCGGCCCCCAGCGATATTGTGATTCTCTCTAACGGACCGGGGGAGATTTCGACCTGGGTACGCCCGGTGGTGCGGGCGCTACGGGCGATGCTGCCCGATCCAGCCCAGGCGCGCATCTCCGTCGTACTGGCCCCCTGCGCCAACGCCTCGGGGCGCGAGGCCGCGATGGCCCGCAGTTTGCCAGAGGTCGATCGCGTACAGGGGCCAGCGCATTTTTTCCCCTTTCTACTGACCGGCAAAACCGCCGATAGTTGGAACTGGCACCCCCAAGGCGTCGTGCTGTTTCTCGGCGGCGATCAGATTTATCCTGTGATCATTGGCAAACGCCTGGGCTATCGCACTGTGATCTATGCCGAGTGGGATGCCCGTTGGCACCGCTGGATCGATCGGTTTGGCTGTATGACTGCCTCGGTGGTAGAGGCGGCACCGGCCCAGTTTCGGGCCAAGTGTGAGGTGATTGGCGATCTGATGGCGGATGTGCAGGGCACAGGCGATCGCCAGGAAGTGTGCGATCGCCTGCATCTTCAGCCCGACTACGATCTAATCGGCCTAATGCCCGGATCTAAAAAGGACAAACTCACTGTCGGCCTCCCCTTTTGCCTGGGCATTGCTGAGGCCGTTCACCGCTTGCGCCCCCAGACTCAGTTTGTCATTCCCGTCGCGCCGATGCTCTCCTTGACGGCCCTGGCGCAGTTTGCCGATGCCCAGCGAAATCCCGATATGCATCTGTTTGAGGGGGCAGTGACGGCAGAACTCGTCGAGGCCAATTCTCCCCTGCCTCGGCTGCGCACCCCCAGTGGCCTGGAGGTGCTGCTGTGGCAAGAGCACCCCGCCTACGAGGTGATGGGGCTGATGCAGTTCTGTATTACCACCGTCGGGGCCAATACCGCCGAGTTGGGTGCCCTCGCCGTGCCCATGATGGTGCTGCTACCTACCCAAAAACTAGAGGTGATGAAAGCCTGGGACGGCATTCCTGGTTTGCTGGCCAACCTGCCCTTGGTCGGCAATGGCTTTGCCAAGCTGATCAACACTCTGGTGCTGCGACAAATATATAAGGAGGGAAAACTCTTTGCCTGGCCCAATATCTGGGCCAAGCGAGAAGTCGTGCCCGAACGCTTAGGAGCGCTCAACCCCGAGACCATAGCGGCCCAGGTGGTGGACTACTTAGACCATCCCGAGCAGTTGACCACCATGCGCCACGCGCTGCGATCGGTGCGGGGCGAAGCTGGAGCCTCGGCCAAGCTAGCGGCAATGGTCGTCGAAGCGCTAAGGTCGTGA
- a CDS encoding MFS transporter, whose amino-acid sequence MTHPPVAKPILWGPVWGLALMQGAITLLWVIYNLYLVQLLTQLGFPPGLAVSLLVLENLLAMVIEPLMGTFSDQMQHQIGTRLPLISLGVMLTVALFIVIPTALIWGQGPLRWGLPLLLVAWAMAMAVFRSPALSLLGRYAMGTQLPQAASILTLVGGLSGAMGPIAGPFILGLGPFVAFTLGSGVLLLASLTLRWAGPTRKVEPPRDAMPVSIPADMAAHPGVSSLPWAALGLVFGAGVGVGLGFRLVMTALPAALTQRVPGANVPLVLGALFIALALTAIPAGQMARRLGNRRAMVLGLSAMAGLAILVGVVSSTAVGVVLAALFGAALSLVSNGTLPFALAMVPPTRAGVGTGTYFSGGALAASLGGGLFSNSGLAPALLTLIAAVAFLLAGLCVGYSRRFSQG is encoded by the coding sequence ATGACCCACCCACCCGTAGCCAAACCGATTCTCTGGGGACCCGTGTGGGGGCTGGCGCTCATGCAGGGAGCAATCACGCTGCTGTGGGTGATTTACAACCTCTATCTGGTGCAGCTCCTCACCCAGCTGGGGTTTCCACCAGGGCTGGCGGTGAGCTTACTGGTGCTAGAGAACCTGCTGGCCATGGTGATCGAACCGCTGATGGGCACCTTTTCTGACCAAATGCAGCACCAGATCGGCACTCGCTTACCCCTGATTAGTTTGGGGGTAATGCTGACGGTGGCCCTGTTTATTGTGATTCCCACGGCGCTGATCTGGGGTCAGGGGCCTCTTCGCTGGGGGTTGCCGCTGCTGCTGGTGGCCTGGGCCATGGCGATGGCGGTGTTTCGCAGTCCAGCCCTGTCACTGCTGGGGCGCTACGCTATGGGCACTCAGCTGCCTCAAGCGGCGAGCATTCTCACGCTGGTGGGAGGGCTGTCGGGGGCCATGGGGCCGATAGCTGGGCCATTTATTTTGGGGTTGGGGCCATTCGTGGCGTTTACCCTAGGCTCTGGAGTACTGCTGTTGGCATCCCTGACCCTACGCTGGGCTGGGCCAACCCGCAAAGTAGAGCCTCCCAGAGACGCCATGCCGGTTAGCATACCAGCCGACATGGCCGCTCACCCAGGGGTGAGTTCGCTGCCCTGGGCGGCGTTGGGGCTGGTCTTTGGAGCTGGTGTTGGGGTCGGTTTGGGCTTTCGGCTCGTGATGACAGCCTTACCAGCCGCCTTGACCCAGAGAGTGCCAGGAGCCAATGTTCCCCTGGTGCTGGGGGCGCTGTTTATTGCCCTGGCCCTGACGGCGATTCCGGCGGGGCAGATGGCTCGTCGCCTGGGCAATCGCCGGGCGATGGTGCTAGGGCTAAGCGCTATGGCAGGTCTCGCGATTTTAGTCGGGGTAGTTTCGAGCACGGCGGTAGGGGTAGTGCTGGCAGCCCTGTTTGGGGCGGCCCTAAGTTTGGTGTCTAACGGTACCCTGCCCTTTGCCCTGGCAATGGTGCCGCCCACTCGGGCAGGGGTGGGTACCGGCACGTACTTCAGCGGTGGTGCCCTCGCCGCCAGCCTGGGAGGCGGGCTGTTTAGCAATAGCGGCCTGGCCCCCGCGCTGCTGACCCTGATCGCCGCCGTAGCCTTTTTGCTGGCTGGCCTGTGCGTAGGGTATAGCCGCCGGTTTAGTCAGGGGTAG
- a CDS encoding ABC transporter ATP-binding protein, with protein sequence MLKLENLSKRYGTKSVLHDLTITLQPGEIYGLLGPNGAGKTTTINIICGLLKADGGRVTIGDRPAGEATKAWVGVMPQSNLLYGSLTCSDNLFFFGRLYGLSRQDCLRRVDVCLESVNLLAQKHTPVERLSGGMQRRLSMAAAMIHRPKLVILDEPTTGLDIEARQELWQLIRQFKAMGVTVLLTSHLLDEVERLCQRIGILGQGQLLAEGTLAELRSRIPAQEIVTVETADPKSAIARAQQLGYPHRLYGGDLAFWVPDQLELKDLIDQFAGIPLDSIARHPVRLEHVYLEVTRQPEALVRA encoded by the coding sequence ATGCTAAAACTTGAAAATTTGTCGAAGCGCTACGGGACCAAGTCAGTACTGCACGACCTCACCATTACCCTACAGCCGGGGGAAATTTATGGCTTGCTAGGCCCCAATGGGGCGGGCAAAACCACCACCATTAACATCATCTGCGGGTTGCTCAAGGCCGATGGCGGCAGGGTCACCATCGGCGATCGCCCCGCCGGAGAGGCTACCAAAGCCTGGGTCGGTGTCATGCCCCAGAGCAACCTGCTCTACGGCAGCCTCACCTGTAGCGACAACCTGTTCTTTTTTGGCCGACTCTACGGTCTCTCTCGCCAAGATTGCCTGCGACGGGTCGATGTGTGCCTGGAGTCGGTCAATCTGTTAGCGCAAAAGCACACCCCAGTCGAGCGCCTCAGCGGCGGCATGCAGCGGCGGCTGAGCATGGCGGCTGCCATGATTCACCGCCCCAAGCTGGTGATTCTTGACGAACCCACCACCGGGCTCGATATCGAAGCCCGCCAAGAGCTGTGGCAGTTGATTCGCCAGTTTAAGGCAATGGGGGTAACGGTGCTGCTGACCTCCCACCTGCTGGATGAAGTGGAGCGGCTGTGCCAGCGCATCGGTATTTTAGGCCAGGGGCAACTGCTAGCCGAGGGCACCCTCGCAGAGCTGCGATCGCGCATTCCCGCCCAGGAGATCGTCACTGTGGAAACAGCGGATCCCAAGAGTGCGATCGCCCGGGCTCAGCAGCTGGGCTATCCTCACCGCCTCTACGGTGGCGATTTGGCGTTTTGGGTGCCCGATCAGCTCGAACTCAAGGATTTAATCGACCAATTTGCGGGTATTCCCCTCGACTCGATCGCGCGTCATCCCGTCAGGCTAGAGCATGTTTACCTCGAAGTGACGCGTCAGCCTGAAGCCTTGGTTAGGGCTTAG
- a CDS encoding nuclear transport factor 2 family protein has protein sequence MAGDRELVLAANKAFYRSFEKKDLEAMEAVWSKGMGCLCIHPGRDALKGWADIRDAWERIFQNTSYLEVDIDILTVEVSGDLAYVVLIENVLQISSGRRLEGQSMATNGFERMAGQWYMIHHHGSPVVD, from the coding sequence ATGGCTGGCGATCGCGAACTGGTCTTGGCCGCAAACAAAGCTTTCTACCGATCCTTTGAGAAGAAGGACCTAGAGGCCATGGAAGCGGTCTGGTCAAAGGGCATGGGCTGTCTGTGCATTCATCCGGGGCGCGATGCCCTCAAGGGCTGGGCCGACATCCGTGACGCCTGGGAGCGCATTTTTCAAAACACCAGCTATTTAGAGGTAGACATCGACATTCTCACTGTCGAGGTCAGCGGCGATCTGGCCTACGTAGTGCTGATCGAAAACGTGCTGCAAATTAGCAGCGGTCGCCGCCTAGAGGGCCAATCTATGGCCACCAACGGGTTTGAGCGCATGGCTGGGCAGTGGTACATGATCCACCACCACGGTAGCCCCGTCGTCGATTGA
- a CDS encoding SpoIID/LytB domain-containing protein: MGNLWKARLPKLGSVQLKSVRLKPLHLRWPQTGSLGRSPWVTGEKGARLKVFGGLAFASLLLVQVSSPLGSHNTAKPRTLSPALWQTTGMVRQSIVDLYRARRLLVQATIPAEPETASPNAAAAAPPPSGQPVVASAAATAQPQATTTGAARSLPQPAAPPAPAAANSAFDPSKTIDTNLEMRVALAKNASTLEVATSVNGYLMDLSGQNYCNLPAQSSVVLRPQGSGIAAGSCSLSNSVWLEPGEGGYVYVGNSWYKGRVLLLTDGSGLMAVNFVLMHDYLSSVVGSEMYVSWPLEALKAQAVAARSYALVHHVRHAKRAYDLDNTQRYQAYLGIAKETNTTQAAVVATTGEFISHNGGIVESLYAASDAIVQAAHGGNGMSQTGAMELATKGYNYTQILSNYYPGTSLSRLVVE, from the coding sequence ATGGGAAATCTCTGGAAAGCTCGGCTGCCAAAGCTAGGGTCGGTGCAGCTCAAGTCTGTTCGGCTCAAGCCGCTCCATCTGCGCTGGCCGCAGACCGGCTCTCTGGGGCGATCGCCCTGGGTAACCGGGGAGAAGGGCGCTCGCCTAAAAGTATTTGGAGGGTTGGCCTTTGCCAGTCTCTTACTGGTGCAGGTTTCATCGCCCTTGGGCAGCCACAACACCGCTAAGCCCCGCACCCTGAGCCCGGCCCTTTGGCAGACCACGGGCATGGTGCGGCAGTCAATTGTTGATCTGTATCGGGCTAGACGCCTGTTGGTACAAGCCACTATTCCGGCTGAGCCGGAGACAGCCAGCCCCAATGCCGCTGCTGCTGCCCCCCCACCCAGTGGGCAGCCCGTTGTCGCCAGTGCGGCCGCAACGGCCCAGCCCCAGGCTACGACTACCGGAGCAGCGCGATCGCTGCCTCAGCCCGCAGCTCCCCCAGCCCCAGCGGCAGCTAACAGTGCCTTCGACCCCAGCAAAACCATTGATACCAACTTAGAGATGCGGGTGGCACTCGCCAAAAACGCCTCAACCCTAGAGGTCGCCACCTCCGTCAACGGTTATTTGATGGATTTGAGCGGTCAAAACTACTGCAATCTGCCCGCCCAGAGCAGCGTGGTGCTGCGCCCCCAGGGGTCGGGGATAGCTGCGGGTAGCTGCTCCCTCAGCAATAGTGTCTGGCTAGAGCCTGGCGAGGGCGGCTACGTCTACGTGGGCAATAGCTGGTACAAGGGCCGAGTGTTGTTGCTCACCGATGGCTCTGGCCTGATGGCCGTCAATTTTGTGCTGATGCACGATTACCTCAGTAGCGTCGTCGGCAGCGAAATGTACGTCAGTTGGCCCCTGGAAGCCCTCAAAGCTCAGGCAGTCGCCGCCCGATCCTACGCCCTCGTGCACCACGTGCGCCACGCCAAACGGGCCTACGATCTCGACAATACCCAGCGCTACCAGGCTTACTTGGGCATTGCCAAAGAAACCAACACGACCCAGGCAGCGGTGGTCGCCACAACGGGTGAGTTTATTAGCCACAACGGCGGTATCGTTGAATCGCTCTACGCTGCGTCGGATGCGATCGTGCAGGCAGCCCACGGCGGCAACGGCATGAGCCAAACCGGCGCGATGGAACTGGCCACTAAGGGCTACAACTACACCCAAATTTTGAGCAACTACTACCCCGGTACCAGCCTCTCCCGCTTAGTAGTGGAATAG
- a CDS encoding NfeD family protein, with protein MSVLNQPMSTVLDSKLYPGKGVIHSVVKPGMEWVVRVNGVYWTARAALADHSFNPGDTIRPIDRQGNTLLIEPA; from the coding sequence ATGTCCGTCTTAAATCAGCCGATGAGTACTGTTTTAGACAGCAAACTCTACCCCGGCAAGGGAGTGATTCATTCCGTCGTCAAACCCGGCATGGAATGGGTCGTGCGCGTTAACGGGGTCTACTGGACAGCCCGTGCGGCCCTAGCAGACCACAGCTTTAACCCAGGCGATACGATTCGCCCGATCGATCGCCAGGGCAACACCCTGCTGATTGAGCCAGCCTAA
- a CDS encoding Dethiobiotin synthetase, producing MDFETAREFVVRQTLGTTADLPDTFIACLRHGKPPVPGQVTSLLLGLKVLFEGLKAEPTLDRTLVKALFILSYESRQLYAQGQKAGVTWPPLLDEDLGRIGKAAQSIVFGEWQS from the coding sequence ATGGATTTTGAAACTGCTCGTGAATTTGTGGTGCGCCAAACCCTAGGCACCACCGCCGATCTGCCCGATACCTTCATCGCCTGTCTGCGCCACGGCAAACCCCCGGTGCCTGGTCAGGTGACCTCATTGCTGCTCGGCCTCAAAGTGCTCTTTGAAGGGCTCAAGGCCGAGCCTACCCTCGATCGCACCCTGGTCAAAGCCCTATTCATTCTCTCCTACGAAAGCCGCCAACTCTATGCCCAAGGCCAAAAAGCAGGGGTCACCTGGCCACCTCTGCTCGACGAAGACCTTGGGCGCATTGGCAAGGCGGCTCAATCGATTGTGTTTGGCGAATGGCAGAGCTAA
- a CDS encoding response regulator transcription factor has translation MGARILVVEDEEKLAKFVQLELSYEGYEVSVAHDGLSGLMVARDQSPDLIILDWMMPGLSGVEVCRRLRQTGNATPVILLTAKDEVSDRVEGLDAGADDYVVKPFSIEELLARVRAHLRRTEPQDAEMLVFGDLTLDRRSREVRRGSRPIELTAKEFDLLDYLMTNPRQVLTRDRILEQVWGYDFMGDSNIIEVYVRYLRLKLEAEGESRLIQTMRGVGYVLRD, from the coding sequence ATGGGCGCTCGTATTCTAGTCGTCGAAGATGAGGAAAAACTGGCCAAGTTTGTGCAGCTAGAACTGTCCTACGAAGGCTACGAGGTCAGCGTGGCCCACGACGGTCTCTCGGGGCTGATGGTCGCCCGCGATCAATCTCCCGATCTGATCATTCTCGACTGGATGATGCCGGGGCTAAGCGGAGTGGAGGTTTGTCGTCGTCTGCGCCAGACCGGCAACGCCACCCCAGTGATTTTGCTGACGGCTAAGGATGAGGTCAGCGATCGCGTTGAAGGCCTAGATGCCGGAGCCGATGACTACGTGGTCAAACCCTTCAGTATTGAAGAACTGCTGGCTAGGGTGCGTGCCCACCTGCGCCGCACCGAACCCCAAGATGCCGAAATGTTGGTGTTTGGCGATCTCACCCTCGATCGCCGCAGCCGCGAGGTGCGCCGAGGCTCTCGCCCGATCGAACTCACCGCCAAAGAGTTTGATCTGCTCGACTACCTAATGACCAACCCTCGTCAGGTGCTCACCCGCGATCGCATTCTGGAGCAGGTGTGGGGCTACGACTTTATGGGCGATTCCAACATTATTGAGGTCTACGTGCGCTACCTGCGCCTCAAGCTAGAGGCCGAGGGCGAAAGCCGCCTGATCCAGACCATGCGCGGGGTAGGTTACGTGCTGCGAGATTAG
- a CDS encoding HAMP domain-containing sensor histidine kinase: MAYFWLQPITPFRHLLRGGRIDPGSLQTRLTAGVVLASLVGIGALATWMGWRMQQIMLSSYRQGTALVADRLQEDVRYYSEMMPPSAALERVIDHRATGDLAIWVETSGGDRLAQSAILTMGSWQTAGVSQALLSTPIAPGTKIVSVQGWRLVVCASPLELAGLPPAMLYIADDITADYQGLQRLVRMLLLASLGLVSLLSLAFAVYIRRTLSPIRQLNHLAGQVTADTLDQPLSLEAAPTELQELVRTYNLMLTRLAKAWTQQKRLVNDVSHELRTPLSLVQGYLESTLRRGHNLTAAQREGLEIAAAEADRTTRLLGEILDLARLSHGQEGPTLAVADLSDIVYEAIALATHALTSPSDRVKVVIGDPVVAWVDRQKLRTALVELIDNALRYGDPQQPVQVTLGRQPGWARVQVQDHGVGIPRHCQGDIFDPFFRVDEARSRSSGGTGLGLTLVRSQVEAMGGKVTVESHPNQGSRFTLYLPL; this comes from the coding sequence ATGGCGTATTTTTGGCTCCAACCCATCACTCCCTTTCGCCACCTGCTACGGGGGGGGCGAATTGATCCGGGGTCACTGCAAACCCGCCTCACTGCCGGGGTAGTGCTGGCCTCGCTGGTTGGCATTGGCGCTCTGGCCACCTGGATGGGCTGGCGGATGCAGCAAATTATGCTCAGCAGTTACCGTCAGGGCACTGCCCTGGTGGCCGATCGCCTACAGGAAGACGTGCGCTACTACAGCGAGATGATGCCTCCCTCGGCGGCCCTAGAGCGGGTGATTGACCACCGAGCTACCGGTGATCTGGCGATCTGGGTAGAAACTTCGGGGGGCGATCGCCTGGCCCAGTCTGCCATTTTGACGATGGGGTCATGGCAAACCGCTGGGGTCAGCCAGGCTCTGCTGAGCACCCCCATCGCTCCGGGAACTAAAATTGTGTCGGTGCAGGGTTGGCGATTGGTGGTGTGCGCCAGCCCCCTAGAGCTAGCTGGGCTACCCCCCGCCATGCTCTACATTGCTGACGACATCACCGCCGACTATCAAGGGTTGCAGCGGCTGGTGCGCATGCTGCTGTTGGCCAGCCTTGGGCTGGTGAGCCTGTTGTCTCTGGCCTTTGCCGTTTATATTCGTCGCACCCTCAGCCCGATTCGCCAGCTCAACCACCTAGCGGGCCAGGTTACCGCCGACACCCTCGACCAGCCGCTCAGCCTAGAGGCGGCTCCTACCGAACTGCAAGAACTGGTGCGCACCTACAATTTGATGTTGACCCGTCTAGCCAAGGCCTGGACGCAGCAAAAGCGACTGGTTAACGACGTTTCCCACGAACTGCGCACGCCCTTGTCGCTGGTGCAGGGCTACCTAGAGAGCACTCTGCGCCGGGGGCACAATCTCACCGCCGCCCAGCGCGAAGGGCTAGAAATTGCTGCTGCCGAGGCCGATCGCACCACCCGGCTGCTGGGCGAAATTCTTGACCTGGCCCGGCTGAGCCATGGCCAGGAGGGGCCAACGTTAGCGGTGGCCGACCTCAGCGACATTGTGTACGAAGCCATTGCCCTAGCAACCCACGCCCTGACCAGCCCTAGCGATCGGGTCAAGGTGGTGATTGGCGACCCCGTGGTGGCTTGGGTCGATCGCCAAAAGCTGCGCACCGCCCTGGTCGAACTGATTGACAATGCCCTGCGCTACGGCGATCCCCAGCAGCCGGTGCAGGTGACCCTAGGCCGTCAGCCAGGCTGGGCCAGGGTGCAGGTGCAAGATCACGGGGTGGGCATTCCTCGCCATTGCCAAGGCGATATTTTTGACCCCTTTTTTCGGGTCGACGAAGCCCGATCGCGATCGAGTGGCGGCACGGGGCTGGGGCTAACCCTAGTGCGATCGCAGGTCGAAGCCATGGGCGGCAAAGTCACCGTTGAGTCTCACCCCAACCAAGGCAGCCGATTTACCCTCTACCTGCCCCTCTAG
- a CDS encoding TVP38/TMEM64 family protein — MAIRPQQRPVSAAMLRFIVWLGIALVMAPMAPALAQTLAQGPAAEASFWASLQQQLVNALAWIDGLGAIAPLAFILLYIVITVAFVPASVVTLGAGVVFGVVKGSALVFVGAMLGATAAFLVGRYGARGWVASKIANNPKFQLIDNAIARDGRKLIFLLRLSPVFPFNLLNYSLGLSQISLKDYVIGSVGMLPGTIMYVYLGSLVGNLATLGADSSQPPEAVTVQWIIRIVGLIATVAVTLYITRLARTALNEALPQDEGVASDQP, encoded by the coding sequence ATGGCTATTCGACCCCAACAACGCCCGGTATCCGCCGCCATGCTTCGCTTTATCGTCTGGTTAGGGATTGCCCTAGTGATGGCTCCGATGGCTCCCGCCCTGGCTCAAACCTTGGCTCAAGGGCCAGCGGCAGAGGCGTCTTTCTGGGCATCGCTCCAGCAACAGCTGGTCAACGCCCTGGCGTGGATTGACGGGTTGGGGGCGATCGCCCCCCTGGCCTTTATCCTGCTCTACATTGTGATTACCGTCGCTTTTGTACCGGCTTCGGTGGTCACCCTGGGGGCCGGTGTGGTGTTTGGCGTCGTCAAAGGCTCGGCCCTGGTGTTTGTCGGGGCCATGCTAGGAGCGACAGCAGCGTTTTTGGTCGGGCGCTACGGGGCGCGAGGCTGGGTGGCCAGCAAGATCGCTAACAACCCAAAATTTCAGCTGATTGACAATGCGATCGCCCGAGATGGTCGCAAACTGATCTTTTTGCTGCGCCTATCCCCCGTGTTTCCCTTTAACCTGCTCAACTACTCTCTGGGGCTGAGCCAAATTTCGCTCAAAGACTACGTGATTGGCTCTGTGGGCATGCTGCCCGGCACCATTATGTATGTCTATCTGGGATCGCTGGTGGGCAACCTGGCCACCCTTGGAGCCGACAGCAGCCAGCCCCCCGAAGCCGTCACCGTGCAGTGGATCATTCGCATTGTGGGCCTGATCGCAACGGTAGCCGTCACCCTCTACATTACCCGCCTCGCCCGCACCGCCCTAAACGAAGCCCTGCCCCAAGATGAAGGCGTAGCTTCTGACCAGCCTTAG